From the Bacteroidia bacterium genome, one window contains:
- a CDS encoding PDDEXK nuclease domain-containing protein, producing MSAHCTATPLPQLTDKVATLASRVDGHVKKMGAKLDTPSRIQPPLSVEFTGSTSWPINLSALLETLPRSFTLGWSHYVELLTINDTAERRFYEIEADTNQWSVRELTHQYLGQMQIYVNYFDRHVKLPEELPTIGIALCHRKNDALVELTLPKDANIFASKYQLYLPSKEELKARLKRITEELEHGSRGDAESVENGELKMENGE from the coding sequence ATGAGCGCACATTGTACCGCCACCCCGCTGCCGCAGCTCACCGACAAAGTGGCGACGCTCGCATCACGCGTCGACGGACACGTCAAGAAGATGGGAGCCAAGCTGGACACCCCTTCCCGGATTCAACCGCCGCTGTCGGTTGAATTCACAGGCTCGACCAGTTGGCCAATAAATCTGTCGGCGCTTCTGGAGACGCTTCCGCGCAGTTTCACCCTCGGCTGGTCCCATTATGTCGAATTGCTCACGATCAACGACACCGCCGAACGTCGTTTCTACGAGATCGAAGCCGACACCAACCAGTGGAGCGTCCGCGAACTCACCCATCAGTATCTCGGCCAGATGCAGATCTATGTGAATTATTTCGACCGCCACGTGAAGCTGCCGGAGGAACTCCCCACCATCGGCATCGCCCTATGCCACCGGAAAAACGACGCCCTCGTGGAACTCACTCTGCCTAAAGACGCCAATATCTTCGCCTCCAAATACCAGCTTTACCTGCCGTCCAAAGAGGAACTGAAAGCCCGCTTGAAAAGGATCACGGAGGAGCTTGAACACGGCTCACGCGGTGACGCGGAGAGTGTGGAGAATGGAGAGTTGAAAATGGAGAATGGAGAATGA